Below is a genomic region from Megalopta genalis isolate 19385.01 chromosome 10, iyMegGena1_principal, whole genome shotgun sequence.
CGGCGGCGGCACATGGTTTTTTACCTCCTCAGCCGCCCCTGCCACTCAGTTTAGCCCTGCCCGGTATGCCGCCCTTGTACAGATCACCGGTCGTCGCTCATCGAGACGATCAGGACGTACCGGAGAACTTGAGTAAACCCATAACCACTGCCCCCACCACGTCTCCACATTCCCCCGCGATTGTGTCGAACTCTCGTCATTCCTTTCACGACAATCACCAACAACAAAAGCAGCAGCTCGAGCAGAGGGACGAGATCAAGCTCGAGCAGCGATCGCCTATGCAAGAGCAGTATCAACAGCGGCCGACGAGTCGAGAGGCTTCCGAGAGGATAACTCCGAAGAAAGAGCCGGAGGAGACCGAGGAGCCGACGGAAGAGGAGAGCGAGGACTTCGAAGAGGCGTCCAGACGGTACTTGAACTCGCCCCAATCCTCCGTGAATCCGCTCTCGCATCCGCAAACGTACGAGGACTGCAGCATGGACAGCAAGATCAGCGGACGATTGGAAGCGGACGGTGACATGGAGGTCGACGAAGAGATCGAGGAACAGCCCGAGAATTTGTCCGGTCGAGGAGCCATGAACCGTTTACCGCAACAGATCGTTGCTTATCCCGGAGCATCGCCTGCTAGCAGTAGCGCGAGCAGCGGGAGCCTTCAGACATCGTTCGCGGGGATTCTTTTCCCGGGGCCGCCGGTGCATCATCAAATACCCCATCATGCTGCGACAGCCGCCGCGAACACGCCGGTGGTTCCCACCAACGAGATGATCGATCCGGCCAAGGATCCGGCCATCTACTCGAGCCTTCTGCCTCGACCGGGCAGTAACGACAACTCCTGGGAAAGTTTGATCGAGATAACGAAGACCTCGGAGACGTCCAAGTTGCAACAGTTAGTCGACAACATCGAGCACAAGCTGACCGATCCGAACCAATGCGTGATCTGCCACAGAGTGTTGTCGTGCAAGAGCGCGCTGCAGATGCACTACAGGACCCACACCGGGGAACGGCCGTTCAAATGCAAAATCTGCGGTCGCGCGTTCACTACCAAGGGCAACCTGAAGACGCATATGGGCGTGCACAGGGCGAAACCGCCACTCCGAGTGTTGCACCAGTGTCCCGTCTGTCACAAGAAATTCACGAACGCGCTGGTCCTGCAGCAGCACATACGTCTGCACACTGGCGAGCCGACGGAGCTCAGCCCGGAGCAGATCCAGGCCGGCGAGGTGAACGAGTTTCCACCGGGCTATCCTCACCATCCGTTGGCGTCGTTCCTCCCGCAGGGCTTTCCTCCGATTCACCCCGCGGGGCCGGGCTTTCCTCTAGGTTTCCCACCGAAATTGGAACTGAAGGACGAAGTCCAGCAGCAACAACACCAACACCACCaccaacagcagcagcaacagcaacagcagagGTATACGGAGGATCACAGCGAGGAGGCGGACGACCAAGAGGACGAGGAGGAAGACCGTAGAGAGGACGACGAACGGTGCGACGTGAATCGCGACGGCCGATGCGAGCCGGAGGACGAGCAGGATCGCGAAAGCGAAGAGAACGAGCACAAAGAGCTCTCTTTGCCGAGCTTCTCGACGTCCCTCGCGGCTCTCGAGAACCAGGTGCGGACCATTACCACGATAGCGACCTCGACCACGGGGAACGTGGCCAGGTCGCCACCTTTTCACCGATACAACGGTAGCGAGAAAAGCAGCAGCCCTCCGAACTCCGGCGCGCCCCTGGACCTGACGCCTCGTGCATCCTCAACGCCGGCCACCGTGGCCTCGATACCAACGCCGCCACCGCCCCCGCCGCCTCAGACGCACCATCCACACCCCTTCGGCATGTTCGCAGGCCTCCTGCAGGCGGTCTCCTCGTCGCCGTCCACCAGCAGCATAGGATCCTCGAGCATAAATAGTATCAGTTCGATGAACGCCGTCACTCCCGGATCCGGCGCCGCTGGACCTCTGGCCTCGCTTACCACGTCAGCCGTTCTGGCTGCCACATCCACCTACAACCCGCTCGGCCTAGCTGTCGGAGGGCCAGCAGGTAGGCGCTGCTAGCATCAGGGCGAGCTGCAGTTCCTGCTACACCTCCCGATCGATCTGACACGATTCACTGATCCTGACCGAAAGACTGACTGATTCGTCCACCTTATCCAAGCTGTACTATCGACATCCTGTTTGTGGTGTAGCCGGACCTAGCACTCCTACCCTTCCGCTTAACTTTGTTATTGTCTCTTTGTACACCTTTTcgatatctctctttctctgtctttctATCTATTTGTCTCTATGTCTCTaacttgctctctctctctctttttctttctctttgttTATCTATATATATCTCTATATATATCTCTGCCAttgcctctctctctgtctctcttgttCTATCGCTCCATGTTCGAGTCACTTTGTGTTCTTGTCTGGAAATATGAAATACATCCAGCGTTTGCGACTACAAATCAGTTTTGTATTTATCCTTTTTTTGCATAAAAGAAAGTCGGTACTGTGGATACATGGTGAATAAATAaatctttatacaaaatttattgttGCATTCACAATTCATTTCACTCCTTCCGTCGTACGGTCATGAAACGAGATCACACAGAGGCACTTTTCCAAGCTGTACGTAGCTTCACGGATGACGAACGAAGTCGATTCATATGCTCAATATTCACGTCACGACATTTACATTACGTCTCTCTGTTGGTTTCGGTCGTTCTGCATTCGAAATTATAGTCCACTTTCTCGCGCTCGATACGGTTTTAATCGGCGATTAGATCGCGGTTATAAATTGTTTTCATGAACACAGAACGTCGTGGAAGTGTCGAGAAGCAATTGTAAAGGGCTACGATCTGTTACAGTGCGTGGAAACACCACATGTAATATCTGCTACAAGACATTTGCGTGCAACTCCGCGCTGGAGATTCATTACCGGAGCCACACGAAGGAGCGACCTTTCAAATGCACCATATGCGACCGAGGCTTTTCCACGAAGGTAATGGATTTTCTTATATCAGTTTATTAGGTGCACCGATGAGAAGTTCGTTCAATTTCCTCCCCGATCTATACCGATGacgataactagactgcggatcttcatgcaaaataaacatttccaCATCCTCTCGTATATAAAGCAGAAATTTTTGATAAACGTGTATTCCTTCTTTCAACGACGTTAATACACAGTGAAAGTAATGCCGTAGTATTTTCGCATAATTCTCTTGCCTTTGCTATTCTGTGTTTTATTTAAACACTTTtactacaaatgcataaaatccgcagttattATTAAGAACGTAGCGTAAGAAACGTCGACGAGCACAAACATCGGTGCACCTAATAATTTGAtacacaaaaataaaaatattcgctCCGCGTATTTGTTGTGCAAAATTGTGTTCGCGTTAAAGTGCCCATAATCTGTAAAAATGATTAGCAAATCAATCAGAGAGTAACTCTAAAAGCAGACATCGATCAAACCTACGTTTCGTATTTCGATAAGTGGTTTTTATTCAGTTTTGTGTCTCCGCGATTACGTCAGGCCGGATTATCATCGATCGATTTCAATTCTTGAAACAGTAAGCACACGAACAGTATCTACTTTTAATGGGAACGATCCATTAGACCGTCGAGACACAGTCTATCGTTGTATCTCTGTTAGGTAATCGTCAAAATTTGCTTCGTTTGGTTATTGAAATTCATGTTCGAGGAAAAGCACGTACCGAAGACAATTTGAACGGACATATCGGGGAGAACTCCTGCAAATTCGTCGGGACGATGCAAAAGTAAATGCACAAAGATCGATAAATCGCATTTTTGCTTGATTCAAAATCCGAAACCACACTGGCCACGCCCAAAGCCTAATCCGAAACAGGTTCGGtcatctctctctatctttgtTTTTCTACGATACTTTCAGAACGACGGTTCCGGTCAGCAAACTTGCAACTGTACATCTCAACCGTTGCCCGATAGTAGTTCGATCACTTCACCCGATTCCCAATATCAAACATCGTGCGCCAGTAATCGAGAGAAACCGAAACGCAGGCGGCGGCGGCCTGAGGAACGGAAGAACCGGGGGCGGAGAGGAGCCGGAGGGGGGCGGGGGCTGACACCTGTCTTTCCTGCCGTCCGCCTACCCTCGCTGATGACACCCGCCGCCCTCGGACTTCTACCCTCGGCCCACAGCCTCCTGGTAAGAGCCTGCTCAGTTTTGAGAACGAAACAAAAGCAATGATAACACCACTGTGTATTTTCGAAAGATTCAATTCTGCTTCGCAACCACACGACTCGATGCAATCGGAATAATCGTTTCAAGAATTTCTATACTGTGTTCGCTGGCGGTCCGTGCCTAGGGATCGAGTAACATCCTCCACTTAACCCATCAATTGCAACAAAATTAACATTCTTCCGCCAACGGAACGGCGAACCCATGAAATTCCAAACTCGAAACGTTCCGATAAGGTTCGCGCCGTTCTTTCGTGCGTTTCTCTCgatattcctctctctctctcttttttttgtaTTACTTTCGCAGTTCACCGTGTTCCTTCTTCCCTTTCCCGTTTGCTTGCACACGCCACACACCTGCAACGATAGTTGCATTCGTAGACTCAACGTGATAGAATCGCCGTCGAGCGATCGCCGTCAGGTGTGATCAATCGTTTTGAGACATCTGAAATTATGCAGAGTGGTGTAATCGGACAGAGCGGTTGAATGAAGCGCGAGCGTGTCCCGGCCGCAGAAGGTCTAACGACGTCTGGTCTTTTGGTTCGCAGGGGAACATGAAGCAACACATGCTAACACACAAAATACGCGACATGCCGCCTCATCTGTTCAGCGACTCGAAGCAGCAGCTACAGCAACAGTCTCAGGAGCACGAGACCTCGAGGAGTCCGATGTGCGCCGACGACACGAgcctgccgccgccgccgccgccgccaccgccgcctccTCCGCCGATGCCGACAACGTCGATAGAGCAGACCATTTCGGTGAAGAGATCGCCGTCCGAGGGGGACCTGCCAGCACCAAAGAGACCAGCCAGTAAGTAGGGTCGCCACACGTTGAAAAACCAATTCGCTTCTTCATCGAGCACAATTCGTCCAGCCCAAGGCTTGGCTTGGCAGACTTCATTCTTCCGCTAACAGATCACGTTCCAGCATCTAGAGAGCCACGAGGGCATCTTGACGGGCTTCGCTTATTTGCACGCTTTGTACTTCCCGTATTACACACTGGCTATTCtcttttgttatttttttgtttcttcACGCACTCCTGGTGGTGGCAGAATTACCTGGATCTATTTTTCGTCTTTCGTCTCCCGTCTATCTGCTTCCCGTTTGCAGATGTCGAGCTTCGATTAGGCGACCGCCTCCTCGGTTTCGGGTCGCGGGAGTACGCTCGGCGAGAGCAAGCTTTTCAGCCCCGTGAAACTTGTGTCAGGGCCTGTTTAGAGaaactgtgtgtgtgtatttGCAGGCGTGCCGAGCAAACACTTGTGCCAGATTTGCAATAAGAATTTCTCCTCATCTTCGGCGCTCCAGATCCATATGAGAACTCACACTGGCGACAAACCGTTCCGATGCACCGTCTGCCAGAAGGCCTTCACCACCAAGGGCAATCTCAAGGTATACATACAATTTTCCCTTCTCTctacttctctttctctctttctctctttctttctgttccttcctctctatctctctctctctctttctgttccttcctctctatctctctcagttcctctctctctctctctctctctctctctctctctctctctctctctctctctctcttctttgtATTTATCTACATCTTCGTGTGACTCTCTCCCTGTTCTTTCTCTCTACTTATCATACCCTTCGTGTGTTTTCGGAGTCTTCGAGTTTCTTCACTAACATTAGCTAGCTAGGCTGCTACCGCTTGTACTAACGCTGACGCGTAACGTACAAATATTGCAAGCTCGATGAAAGACACACGCGCCCGTCAAACTCCAACAACCAAACCGACGTCCCCGTGATTTCTGATCGTAGGTGCACATGGGCACGCATATGTGGACCAACGGAGCCTCTCGACGAGGCCGTCGAATGTCGCTGGATCTGCCTCCCCTACCCATCACGCCCAAGGACTCGGAGTTTCTTCAGCGGCGACCGGATCTCTTCTACCCGTATTTACCCGCGCCGTTCCTTAACGGCGTGCAGCAGAAAGTAAGTCGATTCGGCAGTGCTATGTACGTACTAGTTAGAGGGTTACTCCCATTTGTAGGGGTTTGTATCTAAACTTGCGCGCATCGATTCGACGAAATAAGAAAGCTGGACACTCCTGGCGAAAAGTATTCGATAGAACATACCCAACGCGATCACTATAGGCGACTTGCAAATTGTTTTCAGTCATGCTAAAGACAGATTCAATGTTTAAATTTAGCATATGCGAAGAAAATACAAGTGAAAGTGATTCGGTATGTATCCGTTTGTAACGATTGTCAGGACGCAACTGATAATATCGCGCATTTATACAGgctgtcctaaaattattgtacaagcgggaaatgaggaattcgcgaagtcatttgaagtaacattttccttagcgaaaatgcaatccgcgacttcgtttacgtctcattaacgaaaaacagtgaccaatgagaggcgagatcggctggcgcgaggcggacgAGCCAGAtacgtaaacgaagccgcggattgcattttcgctaaggaaaaaattactttaaaTGACGTTAGAAACCCCTCGTTTCtttcttgtacaataatttcgggGTACCCTGTATATATGTACCATCTATCTTTTGAGTCTTCACCCTCGAGAATGGGCATCCATTCGACTCCTATTAGGActcctcaggaacccctcatttgccgcttgtacaataattttgtaacTGATCAAAGAGTGTCTCGATAAACAGTGAATCTGTATCTTTCGAATTCTCGACGATGCAATTTAA
It encodes:
- the salm gene encoding spalt major isoform X1 — protein: MSRRKQARPSRAHLEEDLVQGPLLINAVGNVNETREENDFTSDGEESGGPGGGGDEAVDLTAARSHQGDEDDKDQDDALEEDEEEGVDEQDEQDDDEEGSRKQMHHRQDAENNNNFVESGAAAGLFPPAGTSHVTLEALQNTKVAVAQFAATALAGGADSEAALQDLALLQSTLYTLQHQQVFQLQLISQLQQQLSITHSQSAQQQTVGEPSDNKEVSPSPIIQPKPISSLTSPPSSRPPSHQQTSPAPMTPNLSQERPTPASSASPLNLPLPSSNAAGTTATTSSSQVPMSHQMPPLCSISSSLASSIITNTDPPPLHEPNTLEMLQKRAQEVLDNASQGLLANNLADELAFRGGKGSRPSPYDSKSGSGRGEPFFKHRCRYCGKVFGSDSALQIHIRSHTGERPFKCNVCGSRFTTKGNLKVHFQRHTAKFPHVKMNPNPVPEHLDKYHPPLLQQIASGQRPMPSPPPPPPSHHPSFHPAAAHGFLPPQPPLPLSLALPGMPPLYRSPVVAHRDDQDVPENLSKPITTAPTTSPHSPAIVSNSRHSFHDNHQQQKQQLEQRDEIKLEQRSPMQEQYQQRPTSREASERITPKKEPEETEEPTEEESEDFEEASRRYLNSPQSSVNPLSHPQTYEDCSMDSKISGRLEADGDMEVDEEIEEQPENLSGRGAMNRLPQQIVAYPGASPASSSASSGSLQTSFAGILFPGPPVHHQIPHHAATAAANTPVVPTNEMIDPAKDPAIYSSLLPRPGSNDNSWESLIEITKTSETSKLQQLVDNIEHKLTDPNQCVICHRVLSCKSALQMHYRTHTGERPFKCKICGRAFTTKGNLKTHMGVHRAKPPLRVLHQCPVCHKKFTNALVLQQHIRLHTGEPTELSPEQIQAGEVNEFPPGYPHHPLASFLPQGFPPIHPAGPGFPLGFPPKLELKDEVQQQQHQHHHQQQQQQQQQRYTEDHSEEADDQEDEEEDRREDDERCDVNRDGRCEPEDEQDRESEENEHKELSLPSFSTSLAALENQVRTITTIATSTTGNVARSPPFHRYNGSEKSSSPPNSGAPLDLTPRASSTPATVASIPTPPPPPPPQTHHPHPFGMFAGLLQAVSSSPSTSSIGSSSINSISSMNAVTPGSGAAGPLASLTTSAVLAATSTYNPLGLAVGGPAVRGNTTCNICYKTFACNSALEIHYRSHTKERPFKCTICDRGFSTKNDGSGQQTCNCTSQPLPDSSSITSPDSQYQTSCASNREKPKRRRRRPEERKNRGRRGAGGGRGLTPVFPAVRLPSLMTPAALGLLPSAHSLLGNMKQHMLTHKIRDMPPHLFSDSKQQLQQQSQEHETSRSPMCADDTSLPPPPPPPPPPPPPMPTTSIEQTISVKRSPSEGDLPAPKRPASVPSKHLCQICNKNFSSSSALQIHMRTHTGDKPFRCTVCQKAFTTKGNLKVHMGTHMWTNGASRRGRRMSLDLPPLPITPKDSEFLQRRPDLFYPYLPAPFLNGVQQKLNEISVIQSNNGLPGHSVATGKYAGLFGSVYAAGAGFPLDKQPMAPTSNGPLIDGKSSIPPGSMLFQTSSPSHSPGTPSSNGSNQNSTGVSAWTGDGLQHHFDREPSNRSESNSTPPSARLPPPPAARGEGLAT
- the salm gene encoding spalt major isoform X3, with product MSRRKQARPSRAHLEEDLVQGPLLINAVGNVNETREENDFTSDGEESGGPGGGGDEAVDLTAARSHQGDEDDKDQDDALEEDEEEGVDEQDEQDDDEEGSRKQMHHRQDAENNNNFVESGAAAGLFPPAGTSHVTLEALQNTKVAVAQFAATALAGGADSEAALQDLALLQSTLYTLQHQQVFQLQLISQLQQQLSITHSQSAQQQTVGEPSDNKEVSPSPIIQPKPISSLTSPPSSRPPSHQQTSPAPMTPNLSQERPTPASSASPLNLPLPSSNAAGTTATTSSSQVPMSHQMPPLCSISSSLASSIITNTDPPPLHEPNTLEMLQKRAQEVLDNASQGLLANNLADELAFRGGKGSRPSPYDSKSGSGRGEPFFKHRCRYCGKVFGSDSALQIHIRSHTGERPFKCNVCGSRFTTKGNLKVHFQRHTAKFPHVKMNPNPVPEHLDKYHPPLLQQIASGQRPMPSPPPPPPSHHPSFHPAAAHGFLPPQPPLPLSLALPGMPPLYRSPVVAHRDDQDVPENLSKPITTAPTTSPHSPAIVSNSRHSFHDNHQQQKQQLEQRDEIKLEQRSPMQEQYQQRPTSREASERITPKKEPEETEEPTEEESEDFEEASRRYLNSPQSSVNPLSHPQTYEDCSMDSKISGRLEADGDMEVDEEIEEQPENLSGRGAMNRLPQQIVAYPGASPASSSASSGSLQTSFAGILFPGPPVHHQIPHHAATAAANTPVVPTNEMIDPAKDPAIYSSLLPRPGSNDNSWESLIEITKTSETSKLQQLVDNIEHKLTDPNQCVICHRVLSCKSALQMHYRTHTGERPFKCKICGRAFTTKGNLKTHMGVHRAKPPLRVLHQCPVCHKKFTNALVLQQHIRLHTGEPTELSPEQIQAGEVNEFPPGYPHHPLASFLPQGFPPIHPAGPGFPLGFPPKLELKDEVQQQQHQHHHQQQQQQQQQRYTEDHSEEADDQEDEEEDRREDDERCDVNRDGRCEPEDEQDRESEENEHKELSLPSFSTSLAALENQVRTITTIATSTTGNVARSPPFHRYNGSEKSSSPPNSGAPLDLTPRASSTPATVASIPTPPPPPPPQTHHPHPFGMFAGLLQAVSSSPSTSSIGSSSINSISSMNAVTPGSGAAGPLASLTTSAVLAATSTYNPLGLAVGGPAVRGNTTCNICYKTFACNSALEIHYRSHTKERPFKCTICDRGFSTKGNMKQHMLTHKIRDMPPHLFSDSKQQLQQQSQEHETSRSPMCADDTSLPPPPPPPPPPPPPMPTTSIEQTISVKRSPSEGDLPAPKRPASVPSKHLCQICNKNFSSSSALQIHMRTHTGDKPFRCTVCQKAFTTKGNLKVHMGTHMWTNGASRRGRRMSLDLPPLPITPKDSEFLQRRPDLFYPYLPAPFLNGVQQKLNEISVIQSNNGLPGHSVATGKYAGLFGSVYAAGAGFPLDKQPMAPTSNGPLIDGKSSIPPGSMLFQTSSPSHSPGTPSSNGSNQNSTGVSAWTGDGLQHHFDREPSNRSESNSTPPSARLPPPPAARGEGLAT
- the salm gene encoding spalt major isoform X2, giving the protein MQLMRWSITRRLESRGIKQSTCRQSRLSCPRSSGEENDFTSDGEESGGPGGGGDEAVDLTAARSHQGDEDDKDQDDALEEDEEEGVDEQDEQDDDEEGSRKQMHHRQDAENNNNFVESGAAAGLFPPAGTSHVTLEALQNTKVAVAQFAATALAGGADSEAALQDLALLQSTLYTLQHQQVFQLQLISQLQQQLSITHSQSAQQQTVGEPSDNKEVSPSPIIQPKPISSLTSPPSSRPPSHQQTSPAPMTPNLSQERPTPASSASPLNLPLPSSNAAGTTATTSSSQVPMSHQMPPLCSISSSLASSIITNTDPPPLHEPNTLEMLQKRAQEVLDNASQGLLANNLADELAFRGGKGSRPSPYDSKSGSGRGEPFFKHRCRYCGKVFGSDSALQIHIRSHTGERPFKCNVCGSRFTTKGNLKVHFQRHTAKFPHVKMNPNPVPEHLDKYHPPLLQQIASGQRPMPSPPPPPPSHHPSFHPAAAHGFLPPQPPLPLSLALPGMPPLYRSPVVAHRDDQDVPENLSKPITTAPTTSPHSPAIVSNSRHSFHDNHQQQKQQLEQRDEIKLEQRSPMQEQYQQRPTSREASERITPKKEPEETEEPTEEESEDFEEASRRYLNSPQSSVNPLSHPQTYEDCSMDSKISGRLEADGDMEVDEEIEEQPENLSGRGAMNRLPQQIVAYPGASPASSSASSGSLQTSFAGILFPGPPVHHQIPHHAATAAANTPVVPTNEMIDPAKDPAIYSSLLPRPGSNDNSWESLIEITKTSETSKLQQLVDNIEHKLTDPNQCVICHRVLSCKSALQMHYRTHTGERPFKCKICGRAFTTKGNLKTHMGVHRAKPPLRVLHQCPVCHKKFTNALVLQQHIRLHTGEPTELSPEQIQAGEVNEFPPGYPHHPLASFLPQGFPPIHPAGPGFPLGFPPKLELKDEVQQQQHQHHHQQQQQQQQQRYTEDHSEEADDQEDEEEDRREDDERCDVNRDGRCEPEDEQDRESEENEHKELSLPSFSTSLAALENQVRTITTIATSTTGNVARSPPFHRYNGSEKSSSPPNSGAPLDLTPRASSTPATVASIPTPPPPPPPQTHHPHPFGMFAGLLQAVSSSPSTSSIGSSSINSISSMNAVTPGSGAAGPLASLTTSAVLAATSTYNPLGLAVGGPAVRGNTTCNICYKTFACNSALEIHYRSHTKERPFKCTICDRGFSTKNDGSGQQTCNCTSQPLPDSSSITSPDSQYQTSCASNREKPKRRRRRPEERKNRGRRGAGGGRGLTPVFPAVRLPSLMTPAALGLLPSAHSLLGNMKQHMLTHKIRDMPPHLFSDSKQQLQQQSQEHETSRSPMCADDTSLPPPPPPPPPPPPPMPTTSIEQTISVKRSPSEGDLPAPKRPASVPSKHLCQICNKNFSSSSALQIHMRTHTGDKPFRCTVCQKAFTTKGNLKVHMGTHMWTNGASRRGRRMSLDLPPLPITPKDSEFLQRRPDLFYPYLPAPFLNGVQQKLNEISVIQSNNGLPGHSVATGKYAGLFGSVYAAGAGFPLDKQPMAPTSNGPLIDGKSSIPPGSMLFQTSSPSHSPGTPSSNGSNQNSTGVSAWTGDGLQHHFDREPSNRSESNSTPPSARLPPPPAARGEGLAT
- the salm gene encoding spalt major isoform X4; the encoded protein is MSRRKQARPSRAHLEEDLVQGPLLINAVGNVNETREENDFTSDGEESGGPGGGGDEAVDLTAARSHQGDEDDKDQDDALEEDEEEGVDEQDEQDDDEEGSRKQMHHRQDAENNNNFVESGAAAGLFPPAGTSHVTLEALQNTKVAVAQFAATALAGGADSEAALQDLALLQSTLYTLQHQQVFQLQLISQLQQQLSITHSQSAQQQTVGEPSDNKEVSPSPIIQPKPISSLTSPPSSRPPSHQQTSPAPMTPNLSQERPTPASSASPLNLPLPSSNAAGTTATTSSSQVPMSHQMPPLCSISSSLASSIITNTDPPPLHEPNTLEMLQKRAQEVLDNASQGLLANNLADELAFRGGKGSRPSPYDSKSGSGRGEPFFKHRCRYCGKVFGSDSALQIHIRSHTGERPFKCNVCGSRFTTKGNLKVHFQRHTAKFPHVKMNPNPVPEHLDKYHPPLLQQIASGQRPMPSPPPPPPSHHPSFHPAAAHGFLPPQPPLPLSLALPGMPPLYRSPVVAHRDDQDVPENLSKPITTAPTTSPHSPAIVSNSRHSFHDNHQQQKQQLEQRDEIKLEQRSPMQEQYQQRPTSREASERITPKKEPEETEEPTEEESEDFEEASRRYLNSPQSSVNPLSHPQTYEDCSMDSKISGRLEADGDMEVDEEIEEQPENLSGRGAMNRLPQQIVAYPGASPASSSASSGSLQTSFAGILFPGPPVHHQIPHHAATAAANTPVVPTNEMIDPAKDPAIYSSLLPRPGSNDNSWESLIEITKTSETSKLQQLVDNIEHKLTDPNQCVICHRVLSCKSALQMHYRTHTGERPFKCKICGRAFTTKGNLKTHMGVHRAKPPLRVLHQCPVCHKKFTNALVLQQHIRLHTGEPTELSPEQIQAGEVNEFPPGYPHHPLASFLPQGFPPIHPAGPGFPLGFPPKLELKDEVQQQQHQHHHQQQQQQQQQRYTEDHSEEADDQEDEEEDRREDDERCDVNRDGRCEPEDEQDRESEENEHKELSLPSFSTSLAALENQVRTITTIATSTTGNVARSPPFHRYNGSEKSSSPPNSGAPLDLTPRASSTPATVASIPTPPPPPPPQTHHPHPFGMFAGLLQAVSSSPSTSSIGSSSINSISSMNAVTPGSGAAGPLASLTTSAVLAATSTYNPLGLAVGGPAVRGNTTCNICYKTFACNSALEIHYRSHTKERPFKCTICDRGFSTKNDGSGQQTCNCTSQPLPDSSSITSPDSQYQTSCASNREKPKRRRRRPEERKNRGRRGAGGGRGLTPVFPAVRLPSLMTPAALGLLPSAHSLLGNMKQHMLTHKIRDMPPHLFSDSKQQLQQQSQEHETSRSPMCADDTSLPPPPPPPPPPPPPMPTTSIEQTISVKRSPSEGDLPAPKRPASAHGHAYVDQRSLSTRPSNVAGSASPTHHAQGLGVSSAATGSLLPVFTRAVP